CTGGCCGGACGCCGGCCGCTTCTGGCAGGTGATCGACAAGCACAAGGTCACCATCTTCTACACCGCGCCGACCGCGATCCGCTCGCTGATGGCGCAGGGCGACGAGTTCGTCACCCGCACCAGCCGCAAGTCGCTGCGCATCCTCGCCTCCGTGGGCGAGCCGATCAACTCGGAGGCCTGGGAGTGGTACCACCGCGTCGTCGGCGAGCACCGCTGCCCGATCATGGACACCTGGTGGCAGACCGAGACCGGCGGCCATCTCATCACACCGCTGCCCGGCGCGACCGAACTGAAGCCCGGCTCGGCGACGCTGCCGTTCTTCGGCATCGAGCCCGCCATCGTCGACAACAAGGGCGTGGAATTGCAGGGCGCGGCGGAGGGCAATCTCTGCATGAAGCGCTCCTGGCCCGGCCAGATGCGCACCGTCTACGGCAACCACCAGCGCTTCGTCGATACCTACTTCAAGATGTACCACGGCTACTATTTCACCGGCGACGGCGCGCGCCGCGACAAGGACGGCTACTACTGGATCACCGGCCGCGTCGACGACGTCATGAAGATCTCCGGCCACCTGATCGGCACCGCCGAGGTGGAAAGCGCGCTCGATCTGCACCCGGCGGTGGCGGAGTCCGCCGTGGTCGGCTACCCGCACGAGATCAAGGGGCAGGGCATCTACGCCTACGTGACGCTCAAGGTCGGCATGCGGCAGACCGACGACCTGAAGAAGGAACTGGTGCAGCACGTGCGCAAGACCGTCGGCCCCATCGCCACGCCGGACGTCATCCAGTGGGCGCCGGGCCTGCCCAAGACCCGCTCCGGCAAGATCATGCGCCGCATCCTGCGCAAGGTCGCGTCCAACGAGCTCGACAACCTGGGCGACACCAGCACGCTCGCCGATCCGGCGGTGGTCGATGATCTGATCACCAACCGCGCGCACAAATAGCCGCCCTGCATGATCGTCATCCTCAAGCCCGACACGGACAAGAAGGGCGCGGCCTACCGGCGGCTCAGCGACTACCTCGCGCACCTGCCCAATATAACGTCCCGCATCCACGAGGAAGTGGGCACCCAGCAGACGCTGACGGAGATCTACCTCGTCGGCGACACCAGCACGCTCGACCAGAAGGAAATCGAGGCCTTCGAGGTCGTCGATCGCGTCGTGCGCGTGTCGCGCGAATACCGCGTGCTCGGCCGCCACAAGGACGACACCCGCGCCGGCGGCTTCGAATACAACGGCGTCACCTTCAGCCAGGACAACTTCCACGTCTTCGCCGGCCTGTGCGCGGTCAGCACGCGCGAGCACGTCGAGCAGATGTGCAGGGCGCTGCAGGCCCACGACCATGTGTGCACGCGCATGGGCGCCTACAAGCCGCGCACCAACCCCTACGCCTTCCAGGGCCACGGCAAAAACTGCCTGCCGTACGTGTTCGAGCTGGCGGGCAAGTACGGCATCAAGGTCGTGGCGATGGAGATCACCCACGACGCCCACATCGCCGAGATCGGCGAGGCGCTGGAGCGCGCCGGCAACCCGACCGGCGTCATGCTGCAGATCG
This DNA window, taken from Gammaproteobacteria bacterium, encodes the following:
- a CDS encoding 3-deoxy-7-phosphoheptulonate synthase yields the protein MIVILKPDTDKKGAAYRRLSDYLAHLPNITSRIHEEVGTQQTLTEIYLVGDTSTLDQKEIEAFEVVDRVVRVSREYRVLGRHKDDTRAGGFEYNGVTFSQDNFHVFAGLCAVSTREHVEQMCRALQAHDHVCTRMGAYKPRTNPYAFQGHGKNCLPYVFELAGKYGIKVVAMEITHDAHIAEIGEALERAGNPTGVMLQIGTRNTQNFELLKSAGRQRRFPILLKRGFGITLEESLNAAEYLASEGNHNVIFCLRGMKTNMGDPHRNLVDFAHVPVVKRLTHMPVCIDPSHSVGSRAVAPDGIPDLFHVTAQGVIAGANMVLIDFHPDPARALVDGPQALTLEELPWFLEDVKLARDTYERRRKLAAKN